The genomic segment GGCCTTGATCCTGTTCTGCTGGTAGGGCTTCAGCTTTCCCCAGATCTTATGGCGGACCGGCGGCACGAGGAAGACGGAAGAGGCGATCGTGGCGCAGACGACGACCACCGCAAGGACCGCCCGCATACGGACCCCGGCGAGCATGACGATGAGCGACGACGTGAGGACCAGCATCATGGCCGTACCGAGGTCGGGCTGCTTCAAGACGAGCAGGACCGGGACCACCACCATGGCGCCCGGGATGGCCAGGTCCCGGAGGCCGTAGCCACCGCCCTTCGGGTCCTCGGCGAAGTACCGGGCGAGCGCCAGCGTCACGGAAAGCTTGGCGAGCTCCGAGGGCTGGAAGGCAAAGGACCCGATCGCGAGCCAGCGCTGCGCGCCCATGCCCGTCCTGCCCATCACCATGACCAGGAGCAGCAGCACGAGGGAAACGGCGTAGAGGACGTAGGCGTAGCGGCCCACGGTGTGGTAGTCGGGAACGAGCGCGGCCATCATGATCAGAGCGCCCAGAGCCGTCCAGATCAACTGCTTGTAGAACAGGGGCGACGGGCCATGGGGCGTATAGGTCGCGCTGTAAACCGTGGTCACGCCGAACAGCGCGATGGCGAAAATGAGGGTGACCAGGCCCCAGGGCATATTAGCGAGCTGTCTGCGGTCCAGCATGCTTCATGTACTCCTCATTCTTCATGAATGCCTCGATCACCTTCCGGGCGACCGGGGCGGCCGTGGCGCCGCCGTGTCCGCCGTGCTCGACCAGCACTGCCACGCCGATCTTCGGATGATCGGCCGGCGCGTACGCGACGAACCAGGCGTGGTCCGCGATGTTCTGGGCGAGCTTCCTGCCGGCGACCTTCTGGGCAATGACCTGGGCCGTGCCGGTCTTGCCTGCCACGCTCGCCAGCGGAGTGGCCGCGCCGTGCGCGGTGCCGCCCGGCTCCGAGGTGACGCCCAGGAGCGCGCTCCGCACTGCTTCGAGTGCCGCGGGATCGATGGTGATCTGGCGTTTATGCTCCGTTGAAGCGGCCTTTGTCTCTCCGGTCTCCCGGTTCCTGGTCCACTTGAGGAGCGTGGGACGGTAGAAGGTGCCGCCGTTCGCCACGGCGCTGATCATCTGCGCCGCCTGGATCGGGCTCACCTGCAGGAACCCCTGGCCGATGGAATTGATGTAGGAGTCGGCCGTGCGCCAGACATCGCCCGTACGTTTTTTCTTCCACTCGGTCGTGGGGACCAGGCCCGGCTTCTCATCAGGCAGGAGGATCCCGGTCAGGCTCCCGTATCCGAGCTTTCTCGCATACTCTGCGACGCGGTCCCAGCCGATCCGGTCGCCCATCGTATAAAAGTAGACGTCGCAGGACTCGACGAGCGCCCGATGGAATGAAATCGCCCCGTGCCCTTCCTTCTTCCAGCACCGGAACGTGTGATTGCCGAGCCTGAGCGAGCCATGGCAGGTGATCTTTTCATCGGGCTTTATCACGCCCGATTCGAGACCGGCGAGGGACACGATGATCTTGAATGTGGAGCCCGGGGGGTAGACGCTTTGAATAGCGCGGTTGTACAGCGGGTGGGACGGATCGTTCATGAGGCGCACCCAGTCCGTCGGGGATATGCCCCGCGGGAACAGGTTCGGGTCATAGTTCGGATGGCTCGCGAGAGCGAGGATCTCGCCGGTATCCGTGTCCAGGGCGACGACGGCGCCCGCCTGTTCGCCGAGCCCTTCTTCGGCGGCCCGCTGGACGTCCAGGTCGATCGTGAGATAGAGGTCCGTGCCCGGCCGCGGCTCCTCGATCCCCAGGTCCTTCACTTTTCTGCCCGCCGCGTTCACCTGGATCATCCGCCTCCCGGCAACTCCGCGAAGGTACTTGTCGTAGACCTTTTCGAGCCCGCCCTGGCCGGTCAGGAGGCCGATATCGGCCTGCTCCTGCCTGCGCTGGGTCTGCGACACCTTGCCGATATAGCCGAGCTGGTGCGAGGCAAGGCCGTCATAGGGATAGTGCCTGCGGTGCTCCGGTTCGATGATCGCGCCGGGGAGCTCTTCCTGGTGCGCTTCGATGAGGGCGACCAGGTCCCAGGGAGCCTCCTCCTTGACCTTGACCGGGTCGTACTTGGTCCTGATAGACTCGGCATCGTCGAGGGCCGCGCGGATCGCGGCGGGAGTGGTCTTGATCAGCGAGGCGAGCTTGTCTATGGTCGCATCGAGGTCCGGAGCGTCCTCGGGAACGAGGGAAATGTCGAAGGTCAGCACGCTCTCGACGAGCGGCCTGCCGTAGCGGTCGTAAATGATGCCGCGGGGGGGCCTGAGCTTCACCGGCCGTATCCGGTTGCTCTCCGCCTGCTCCTGGTAGAAGTCTCCTTTGACTGCCTGGAGGTACCAGAGCCTGCCGAGGAGGATGACGACGAACACAACGATGAACGCCGCCAGGAACGGCAGCCTTCTCTGAATATCGATGGGACTGTCCTGCTGCAACATCTGCTACTCCTTCAAAAGCGACCGCCGCACCAGCGCACCGAGGACCTTTCTGCGGCTGATGAACCCCAGGAGCAGGGTCCCGAGGACCCCGGTGTACAGGGCCTGCGGGAGCATCCGCTCCAGGAAGAGACTGAAGAACGGGACCTCTCCGTAAAAGGTCTGCAGGAGCAAGGCGATAATAATGCTCTCCGCGAGTGAAAAAGCCGACAGGAACACCGCGTTCATGGGACTCGCAATGTCCAGGACCTGTCTCCCCAGGAGACCGGCGCCGAGGCCGATGAGGCCCTTGGTCATGGCGTTCATGCCGATCAGGCTCGCCGATCCGATGTCCAGGACCAGGCCGACAGCCATGCCCGCGAAGGCCGCCTCGGCCGGACCGGTCAACAGGCCGATGCTGTAGACGAGTGCCAGGGAAAGGTCGGGCTTGATCCCCGCCAGGGACAGCGGGCCGAACAGGCTCGCCTGGACGGGAATGATCAGGAGCAGCATCGCGAGGTACACGCGGGTCTTCATGGGACGAGCACCAGAGCCTCTTCCAGCCGGGAGAGCCGCACCACGGGCCTGGCCAGGACGGTCTGGAACGCCGTGGCCTCATGCTTCGAGACGCTGACGACGGTGGCGACGGGCAGACCCTTGGGAAAGATCCCGTCAAGCCCGGAGGTCACCAGCAGGTCCCCCTCCTGGATATCGGCATAGTAGGACACGTACTTGAGCGCGCACCGCTCCAGTTTGCCTTCGAGCAGCCCCTCTTCCCGGTTCCGCTGCACCCGGACGGCGATCGTACTGCCCGGGTCGGTCAGCAGGATCACCTTCGCGGAGCCCGGGAGCGAGGCCTGGACCTTGCCGATGACCCCGCCCGCGGATATTACCGCGCGGTCCTTCACGACGCCGTCCCCGGAGCCCTTGTCGAGGGTGATCGTGCGGGACGAGGGCGAGGCGTCCTTGGCGATGATCTGGGCCGCGACCGATGAGAGGGGAGGGAGCTTCTTGAATCCCAGGAGGTCCCGCAGCCGCTCGTTCTCGCCCAGCAGCTCGCCGGCGATCGAGTTCTCGAGCCTCAGCCGGTCCATCTCCTGCTTCAGGCGCTCGTTCTCGCGGGCAGCGCGGACGAGGAAAACATAGCCGTTGATCGCTGAGTCGGCAAAACGAAAAGGAGCGGTGACGATCCGCTCGAAGGCCGCGGACACCGCGAGGACGGGTTTCTCCATAAAGGTCAGGCGGCCGGACTTCACCTGGTACGTCACCAGCCAGAACAGGACCAGGAAGAGCCCGAGCATGATCAGGAGCTTTGTGTGTCTTACTATGAAGCCGGGCATGCCTGCTGCTGTTCTCCGTCTCCCCCGCCAGGGGTCTTCAAACCCGAAGCCGGGATCTCATCAATCGTCACCACGAAAAACAGGAGGAACGCGAAGAACGTCTGAAGACGGCACGAGCAAATGCATGGGTGCTTCGCGCGCGATCTGCGCGTCGTGGCAATTTATTCACAATGACTGAATTCCGAAAAAGCCCCCGGCAAAAGAGGGGGCTACATCCTGACCTTCTGGAGGATGTCCTCGTCATCGAGGACCTTGCCCGCCCCGAGCACAACGCAGGTGAGCGGGTCCTCGGCGATGATGATTGGGAGCGACGTCTCCTCGCGCAGGAAGACATCCATGCCCTTGAGCAGCGCTCCGCCGCCCGCCAGCACGATCCCCTTGTCCACGATGTCCGCCGAGAGCTCCGGCGGCGTGTTCTCCAGCGCCTGCTTGATGCCGTTTAGGATCTGGCTGACCGGGTCGGCAAGCGACTCGCGGACCTCGTCGTCGTCGAGAATGAGCGTCTTGGGAATGCCGGAGACCAGGTCCCGCCCCTTGATCTCCATGGTCTGGCGCTGGCTGTCGATCTTGTACGCGGAGCCGAGTTCCAGCTTGATCTGCTCGGCCATCATCTCGCCGATCAGAAGGTTGTACTTGCGCTTGATGTAGTTGATGATCGCCTCGTCCATCTTGTCGCCGCCCACGCGGATGGCCTTGCTGTAGACGACGCCGTCCATGGAGATGACGGCGATGTCCGTCGTGCCGCCGCCGATGTCGACGATCATATTGCCCGAGGGCTCGGAGATGGGGAGGCCGGTCCCGATAGCGGCCGCCACCGGCTCTTCAATCAGGTAGACATCGCGGCCGCCGGAGGTGACCGCGGCGTCCTTGACCGCCCGCTGTTCCACCTGGGTGATGCCGGAGGGAACGCCGATCACGATGCGGGGCCGCATGAAGGACTTGCGGTTGTGCACGCGCTGGATGAAGTAGCGGAGCATTTCGCCGGTCACATCGAAGTCTGAGATCACGCCATCCTTGATCGGCCGGATCGTCTTGACATCGCCCGGCGTGCGGCCGAGCATCTTCTTGGCCTCGGACCCGACGGCGAGCACCTTGCCGGTCCGCACCGACATGGCGACCACCGAGGGTTCGTTGCACACAATGCCCCTTCCCTTGACGTAAACGAGGGTGTTGGCCGTGCCCAGGTCGATGGCCATGTCATTGGAAAACCAGCCCATGATAGTGTTGATGAACATTGTTTTGCAATAGCTCCTTTCCTTGCGGGCCTGTCATCGGCGCGCCCGGTGAATGCGCTCCCGCGCCTTGCCGGACGTGCCGTGCAAACCGTTACCATGTGATCCTCGTGCTGTTCCGACCGCTTAGAATGCAGGTGACCGTATGGTTACGGTAATGGATCCTGTTTCTCGCCTTTCTCGCCGATGCCAGGGGACGGGTCCGAGGCCGGGGGCTCCGCGACCGGAGCAGTTTTAGCCGGTGCCGGTATCGGCTGAACGACCCATGTCCTGGCGAGCATGTCGCCGATGCGCATACCCCTGTCGTCGCCCAGCGCGACCAGCCCTTCCACAACGCCCGCGGCCGGCCCGAGCACCCAGCCGGCGTAGGGTATTAAAAAAAGAATCGACGCCGCGGCGAGGGGAGTGTTCCTGATGATCGATTCCCGGTAGGCCGGTGCTGGAGCTTCCGCCTCTTCCCCGGCGACGCGCAGGCCGATCAGCTTCTTGCCGACGCTTCGGCCCTGGAACAACCCGTCCCGGACCAGGATATAGCCGCACGCGGACAGGAACCCGAGGACGTCGGGCAGCCGCCACAGCGCGATGACGATCAGGAGGTCTACGAAACAGGCGATCGATCTGGTTGTAAGGTCTGCC from the Nitrospirota bacterium genome contains:
- the rodA gene encoding rod shape-determining protein RodA, with amino-acid sequence MLDRRQLANMPWGLVTLIFAIALFGVTTVYSATYTPHGPSPLFYKQLIWTALGALIMMAALVPDYHTVGRYAYVLYAVSLVLLLLVMVMGRTGMGAQRWLAIGSFAFQPSELAKLSVTLALARYFAEDPKGGGYGLRDLAIPGAMVVVPVLLVLKQPDLGTAMMLVLTSSLIVMLAGVRMRAVLAVVVVCATIASSVFLVPPVRHKIWGKLKPYQQNRIKAFVDPSSDPLGSGYHANQSKIAVGSGQLLGKGFRKGTQSQMAFLPERHTDFIFAVISEERGFVGSALLLLLYLVLLLAGIDAAKNAKDRLGVLMAGGIVSMIALYVIINVGMAVGIVPVVGVPLPLVSYGGTSIITTFLAIGLLLNIQTRRFMLFY
- the mrdA gene encoding penicillin-binding protein 2 yields the protein MLQQDSPIDIQRRLPFLAAFIVVFVVILLGRLWYLQAVKGDFYQEQAESNRIRPVKLRPPRGIIYDRYGRPLVESVLTFDISLVPEDAPDLDATIDKLASLIKTTPAAIRAALDDAESIRTKYDPVKVKEEAPWDLVALIEAHQEELPGAIIEPEHRRHYPYDGLASHQLGYIGKVSQTQRRQEQADIGLLTGQGGLEKVYDKYLRGVAGRRMIQVNAAGRKVKDLGIEEPRPGTDLYLTIDLDVQRAAEEGLGEQAGAVVALDTDTGEILALASHPNYDPNLFPRGISPTDWVRLMNDPSHPLYNRAIQSVYPPGSTFKIIVSLAGLESGVIKPDEKITCHGSLRLGNHTFRCWKKEGHGAISFHRALVESCDVYFYTMGDRIGWDRVAEYARKLGYGSLTGILLPDEKPGLVPTTEWKKKRTGDVWRTADSYINSIGQGFLQVSPIQAAQMISAVANGGTFYRPTLLKWTRNRETGETKAASTEHKRQITIDPAALEAVRSALLGVTSEPGGTAHGAATPLASVAGKTGTAQVIAQKVAGRKLAQNIADHAWFVAYAPADHPKIGVAVLVEHGGHGGATAAPVARKVIEAFMKNEEYMKHAGPQTAR
- the mreD gene encoding rod shape-determining protein MreD; protein product: MKTRVYLAMLLLIIPVQASLFGPLSLAGIKPDLSLALVYSIGLLTGPAEAAFAGMAVGLVLDIGSASLIGMNAMTKGLIGLGAGLLGRQVLDIASPMNAVFLSAFSLAESIIIALLLQTFYGEVPFFSLFLERMLPQALYTGVLGTLLLGFISRRKVLGALVRRSLLKE
- the mreC gene encoding rod shape-determining protein MreC; this translates as MPGFIVRHTKLLIMLGLFLVLFWLVTYQVKSGRLTFMEKPVLAVSAAFERIVTAPFRFADSAINGYVFLVRAARENERLKQEMDRLRLENSIAGELLGENERLRDLLGFKKLPPLSSVAAQIIAKDASPSSRTITLDKGSGDGVVKDRAVISAGGVIGKVQASLPGSAKVILLTDPGSTIAVRVQRNREEGLLEGKLERCALKYVSYYADIQEGDLLVTSGLDGIFPKGLPVATVVSVSKHEATAFQTVLARPVVRLSRLEEALVLVP
- a CDS encoding rod shape-determining protein, yielding MFINTIMGWFSNDMAIDLGTANTLVYVKGRGIVCNEPSVVAMSVRTGKVLAVGSEAKKMLGRTPGDVKTIRPIKDGVISDFDVTGEMLRYFIQRVHNRKSFMRPRIVIGVPSGITQVEQRAVKDAAVTSGGRDVYLIEEPVAAAIGTGLPISEPSGNMIVDIGGGTTDIAVISMDGVVYSKAIRVGGDKMDEAIINYIKRKYNLLIGEMMAEQIKLELGSAYKIDSQRQTMEIKGRDLVSGIPKTLILDDDEVRESLADPVSQILNGIKQALENTPPELSADIVDKGIVLAGGGALLKGMDVFLREETSLPIIIAEDPLTCVVLGAGKVLDDEDILQKVRM
- a CDS encoding RDD family protein, with amino-acid sequence MQKADLTTRSIACFVDLLIVIALWRLPDVLGFLSACGYILVRDGLFQGRSVGKKLIGLRVAGEEAEAPAPAYRESIIRNTPLAAASILFLIPYAGWVLGPAAGVVEGLVALGDDRGMRIGDMLARTWVVQPIPAPAKTAPVAEPPASDPSPGIGEKGEKQDPLP